The Clostridioides difficile genome has a segment encoding these proteins:
- a CDS encoding 4Fe-4S binding protein yields MSFYKKQLRIALKNCGLIDPDSLEDYIANDGYLALGKCLTSLTPQEVIAEVKTSGLRGRGGAGFPTGSKWEAASKNPAGPTDKKFVVCNADEGDPGAFMDRSVLEGDPHSVLEAMAICGYAIGSDTGYIYIRAEYPKSIERLKVAIAQAESQGLLGENILGTGFNFKLELKYGAGAFVCGEGTALMHSIEGRRGEPRMKTYSSSKSGLWKSPTCLNNVETFANIPAIILNGGDWFANLGTDDSSGTKVFALGGKVENVGLVEVAMGTTLRDIVFEIGGGIPEGKNFKAVQTGGPSGGCIPTEHLDIPIDFGSLSSIGSMMGSGGMLVLDESDCMVDIAKFFLEFTVEESCGKCTPCRIGTTRLLEILTKITEGNGTLQDLDDLENLAETIQTASLCGLGKAAPNPVLSTLQYFKDEYIAHVVDKKCPAGKCQNLLSYFITDACKGCTKCSRVCPAGCITGSVKEQHTIDTSKCLKCGACIDNCTFNAIIKK; encoded by the coding sequence ATGTCTTTCTACAAAAAACAATTACGTATAGCCTTAAAGAATTGTGGACTTATAGACCCAGATAGCTTAGAGGATTATATTGCTAACGATGGTTATTTAGCTCTAGGTAAATGTTTGACATCTCTTACTCCTCAAGAAGTTATTGCAGAAGTAAAGACTTCTGGTCTTCGTGGTAGAGGAGGAGCTGGATTCCCTACAGGTTCTAAATGGGAAGCTGCTTCAAAGAATCCTGCTGGCCCAACTGATAAAAAATTCGTTGTCTGTAATGCTGATGAAGGAGACCCTGGTGCATTCATGGATAGATCTGTACTTGAAGGAGACCCTCATAGCGTACTAGAAGCTATGGCAATATGTGGATATGCTATAGGCTCTGATACAGGATACATATATATAAGAGCTGAATATCCAAAATCTATAGAAAGACTAAAAGTAGCTATAGCTCAAGCTGAGTCACAGGGCTTACTTGGTGAAAATATTTTAGGTACTGGATTTAACTTCAAATTAGAATTAAAATATGGTGCAGGAGCTTTCGTTTGTGGTGAAGGTACAGCTTTAATGCATTCAATTGAAGGTAGACGTGGTGAACCTAGAATGAAGACTTATAGTTCTTCTAAAAGTGGATTATGGAAATCTCCTACTTGCTTAAACAATGTTGAAACTTTTGCTAATATTCCAGCAATCATACTTAATGGTGGAGACTGGTTTGCTAACTTAGGTACTGATGATTCTAGTGGTACTAAAGTTTTTGCTCTTGGTGGAAAAGTAGAAAATGTAGGCCTTGTTGAAGTTGCTATGGGTACTACTTTAAGAGATATTGTTTTTGAAATTGGTGGAGGAATTCCTGAAGGTAAGAACTTTAAGGCAGTTCAAACAGGTGGACCATCTGGTGGATGTATTCCAACTGAACATTTAGATATACCTATCGACTTTGGTTCATTAAGCTCTATAGGCTCAATGATGGGTTCTGGTGGTATGCTTGTTCTTGATGAGTCTGACTGTATGGTAGATATAGCTAAATTCTTCCTTGAGTTTACTGTTGAAGAATCTTGTGGTAAATGTACACCTTGTCGTATAGGTACTACGAGATTATTAGAAATATTAACTAAAATTACAGAAGGTAATGGTACTCTACAAGATTTAGATGACCTAGAAAACCTTGCTGAAACTATACAAACTGCTTCATTATGTGGTCTTGGTAAAGCTGCTCCAAACCCTGTTTTAAGTACTCTTCAATATTTTAAAGATGAGTATATAGCTCATGTTGTAGATAAGAAATGTCCTGCTGGCAAATGTCAAAACTTACTTTCTTACTTCATAACAGATGCTTGTAAGGGTTGTACAAAATGTTCTAGAGTGTGTCCTGCTGGTTGTATAACAGGTTCTGTTAAAGAACAACATACAATAGATACTTCTAAGTGTCTAAAATGTGGTGCTTGTATAGATAATTGTACATTTAATGCTATAATCAAGAAATAA
- a CDS encoding mannonate oxidoreductase, whose amino-acid sequence MGINYFSKLLESTTEKELLLNKKSNNVSTARLISFFILIAGFAIGFYNRNAVGIFVGIVALILFISLLVIHNKIKEEESYFKSKGEVLDKYVKRFSDEWKEFKIDGKEYIKEENSQAKDLDLFGRASLYQYICIANTSYGKKSLAKSLWNENPDDKIILERQKAVKELLSKQDFSIHIQTLSNIIGKEQKSNSDGSIESFIEYGEDKKIYIPKWMHIFTWGLPTATILSFIFFILGFLPALPVFLLFVLQLGFGGFGNGKLMQTLSPLFSFSRSIQVYEKMFEVLEKETFESLYLKELQGKLSKGNGVSKGIKQLNSIGNAVNLRYNQIVYIVACGVLMWNYHCAESLERWKGVYGNQIRGWLESIGEFEALISLTIIGQVKENTCFPIIKDESTPRLEVEEIYHPLIAEKSVVANSIKLNSQTCIITGSNMSGKTTFLRSIGVNLVLAYAGAPVCAKNFDATCMAIFTSMRIQDDVSQGISTFYAEILRIKSMIQYSVKELPMLVLVDEIFKGTNSADRIIGASEAVKKLSKPWVISMVTTHDFELCDLSSGGDVAIVNYHFSEYYVDDKIYFDYTIKDGRCKTTNAKQLMKMAGIL is encoded by the coding sequence ATGGGAATAAACTATTTTAGTAAGCTTTTAGAAAGTACTACTGAAAAAGAACTGCTCTTAAACAAAAAATCAAATAATGTAAGTACAGCTAGGTTAATATCTTTTTTTATATTGATAGCAGGATTTGCTATTGGGTTTTATAATAGAAATGCGGTAGGTATTTTTGTTGGAATTGTGGCATTGATTCTATTTATTTCACTTCTAGTTATTCATAATAAAATAAAAGAGGAAGAATCGTATTTTAAGAGTAAGGGCGAAGTGTTAGATAAGTATGTTAAGAGATTTAGTGATGAGTGGAAAGAATTCAAAATAGATGGCAAAGAGTATATAAAAGAGGAAAATTCACAAGCAAAAGATTTAGACTTATTTGGAAGAGCATCACTATATCAGTATATTTGTATAGCTAATACATCCTATGGAAAGAAGTCTTTAGCCAAGTCTTTATGGAATGAAAACCCAGATGATAAGATAATCTTAGAGAGACAAAAAGCAGTAAAAGAGCTCTTATCAAAGCAGGATTTTTCTATCCATATTCAGACATTGAGTAATATAATTGGTAAGGAGCAAAAATCCAACTCTGATGGAAGTATAGAGTCATTTATAGAGTATGGAGAAGATAAAAAAATATATATACCTAAGTGGATGCATATTTTTACTTGGGGATTACCTACTGCAACAATACTATCTTTTATATTTTTTATATTAGGTTTTTTGCCTGCGTTACCTGTCTTTTTACTTTTTGTACTTCAGTTAGGATTTGGAGGTTTTGGAAATGGAAAGCTTATGCAGACTTTATCTCCATTATTTTCATTTAGTAGGAGTATACAAGTATATGAAAAGATGTTTGAAGTTTTAGAAAAGGAGACATTTGAAAGCCTATATCTAAAAGAATTACAAGGGAAACTTTCTAAAGGCAATGGTGTTTCAAAAGGCATTAAACAATTGAACTCAATAGGAAATGCAGTAAATCTAAGATATAATCAAATAGTGTATATAGTTGCTTGTGGTGTTCTTATGTGGAATTATCACTGTGCAGAATCTCTAGAAAGATGGAAAGGTGTATATGGAAATCAAATTAGGGGATGGCTTGAATCTATTGGAGAGTTTGAAGCTTTAATAAGTTTAACTATTATTGGTCAGGTAAAGGAAAATACATGTTTTCCAATAATAAAAGATGAAAGTACTCCAAGATTAGAAGTTGAAGAAATATATCATCCACTAATAGCAGAGAAAAGTGTTGTAGCAAATTCAATAAAATTAAATTCTCAAACCTGTATCATTACAGGTTCAAATATGTCAGGTAAGACGACCTTTTTAAGAAGTATTGGTGTAAATTTAGTATTAGCGTATGCAGGTGCTCCTGTATGTGCTAAAAATTTTGATGCAACATGTATGGCTATATTTACATCTATGAGAATACAAGATGATGTAAGCCAAGGTATATCAACTTTTTATGCTGAAATTCTCAGAATAAAATCCATGATTCAATATAGCGTAAAAGAGTTACCTATGTTGGTTTTAGTGGATGAAATTTTTAAAGGAACTAACTCTGCTGATAGAATTATTGGAGCAAGTGAGGCAGTAAAGAAACTTTCGAAGCCATGGGTCATAAGTATGGTTACAACACATGATTTTGAGTTATGTGACCTTTCAAGTGGTGGAGATGTAGCGATTGTAAACTACCATTTTTCAGAGTACTATGTTGATGATAAAATCTATTTTGACTATACTATAAAAGATGGTAGATGTAAGACTACAAATGCAAAACAGCTTATGAAAATGGCAGGGATACTTTGA
- a CDS encoding NADH-dependent [FeFe] hydrogenase, group A6: MSLVNLTINGKHVSAPSGTSILDAAKLINIKIHNLCHLHMNEIDKLDTCASCRVCMVETERGLVPSCGTVIKEGMRVQTNSAKALNARRTIVELLLSDHPQDCFICEKNGDCELQTIAADLGVRKIRYQGSKSFAGKDTSTKSLVKDHSKCILCRRCETVCNDIQTVGALSGVNRGFNTLVSTFFNADMVETECTFCGQCISVCPTGALTEVDNVPKLWNVLNKKEKTIVVQVAPAVRVAIGEEFGLEPGSISTGKMVAALKALGFEHVFDTNFGADFTIMEEATEFIERIQKGENLPILTSCCPAWVNFLEHNYPDQLNLASSCKSPQGMFGSIAKNYYAPKILGINPDDLYVVSVMPCVAKKYEASREELSDSGILDVDLSITTRELAKMIKEAAIDLPNLQDQDFDNPLGKSTGAASIFGASGGVLEAALRTSYEKITNKTLDNVNFTNVRGLKGIREASIDVDGTTVNVCIVNTLKNARKMMDKVRSGECKYHIIEVMACPGGCVGGAGQPYHHGNTEIIDRRANALYEIDRNKAIRKSHENPDLQAIYKDFFGDPNSDVAHKYLHTHYFDKSCIYEECPKECACEESK, encoded by the coding sequence ATGAGTTTAGTTAATTTAACTATCAATGGCAAACATGTTTCAGCACCTAGTGGAACTTCTATCTTGGATGCTGCAAAACTAATAAATATAAAAATACATAACCTTTGTCATTTACATATGAATGAAATAGATAAGCTTGACACTTGTGCTTCTTGTCGTGTTTGTATGGTTGAGACAGAGAGAGGTTTAGTTCCATCTTGTGGAACAGTTATAAAGGAAGGTATGAGAGTTCAAACTAATAGTGCTAAAGCGTTAAATGCTCGTAGAACTATCGTTGAATTGCTACTATCAGACCATCCACAAGATTGTTTTATATGTGAGAAAAATGGAGACTGTGAATTGCAAACTATAGCTGCTGATTTAGGGGTAAGAAAGATAAGATATCAAGGTTCTAAGTCTTTTGCAGGTAAAGATACCTCTACTAAATCTTTAGTTAAAGACCATTCTAAATGTATATTATGCAGAAGATGTGAAACTGTATGTAATGATATTCAAACAGTAGGAGCATTATCTGGAGTTAATCGTGGATTTAATACTTTAGTTAGTACATTTTTTAATGCTGATATGGTTGAAACAGAGTGTACATTCTGTGGCCAATGTATATCTGTCTGTCCAACTGGAGCATTAACAGAAGTAGATAATGTACCTAAACTATGGAATGTTTTAAATAAAAAAGAAAAAACTATAGTAGTGCAAGTTGCTCCTGCTGTAAGAGTTGCTATTGGTGAAGAGTTTGGATTAGAACCAGGTTCAATATCTACAGGAAAAATGGTTGCTGCTTTAAAAGCACTTGGGTTTGAGCATGTATTCGATACAAACTTCGGTGCAGACTTTACTATAATGGAAGAAGCTACTGAATTCATAGAAAGAATTCAAAAAGGCGAAAATCTTCCTATATTGACAAGTTGTTGTCCTGCATGGGTAAACTTCTTAGAGCATAATTATCCAGACCAATTAAATCTAGCATCTAGCTGTAAATCTCCTCAAGGTATGTTTGGTTCTATAGCTAAGAACTACTATGCACCTAAAATACTAGGAATTAATCCAGATGACCTTTATGTTGTATCTGTAATGCCTTGTGTAGCTAAAAAATATGAAGCTTCAAGAGAAGAATTAAGTGACTCTGGTATATTAGATGTTGACCTTTCTATAACTACTAGAGAGTTAGCTAAGATGATAAAAGAAGCTGCTATTGATTTACCTAATCTTCAAGACCAGGATTTTGATAATCCATTAGGAAAATCTACTGGTGCTGCTTCTATATTTGGAGCAAGTGGTGGAGTTTTAGAAGCTGCTCTACGTACTTCATATGAAAAGATAACTAACAAGACTTTAGATAATGTAAACTTTACTAATGTTAGAGGACTTAAGGGAATCAGAGAAGCAAGTATCGATGTTGATGGAACTACAGTTAATGTATGTATTGTAAATACACTTAAAAATGCTAGAAAAATGATGGATAAGGTTAGAAGTGGCGAATGTAAGTACCATATCATAGAGGTTATGGCATGTCCTGGTGGATGTGTTGGAGGAGCTGGTCAACCTTACCACCATGGTAATACTGAAATAATTGATAGACGTGCAAATGCATTATATGAAATAGATAGAAACAAAGCTATTCGTAAGTCTCATGAAAATCCTGACTTACAAGCTATTTACAAAGACTTCTTTGGAGATCCAAATAGCGATGTAGCTCACAAATACCTTCATACTCATTATTTTGATAAGAGTTGTATTTATGAAGAATGTCCAAAAGAATGTGCTTGTGAAGAATCTAAGTAA
- a CDS encoding response regulator transcription factor, with protein sequence MPKLLVVDDDLDMLDLVRIALEKDGHQVDTEADAATVQPARCQLYDLLLLDVMMPSEDGFSLCSRIRAEVDCPILFLTAKAEDAALVKGFGLGADDYIKKPFSIAELRARVNAHLRRDVRQPTRTLSRGGMRLDMQAKVAIVGEHVLPFTKGEYAICEHLALHAGQVFTKEQLYEAVFGFDAEGDSSAIAEHIKNIRAKLKDDGLSPIETVWGVGYKWRKDSIL encoded by the coding sequence CCCTAGAAAAGGATGGTCACCAGGTAGATACTGAAGCAGATGCTGCTACTGTGCAGCCTGCACGATGTCAGCTGTACGATCTTCTGCTGCTCGATGTGATGATGCCTAGCGAGGATGGCTTTTCACTTTGTAGCCGTATCCGTGCAGAGGTGGATTGTCCTATTCTGTTCCTGACTGCCAAGGCAGAAGACGCGGCCCTTGTAAAGGGTTTTGGCCTAGGAGCTGATGATTATATTAAAAAGCCATTTAGTATTGCAGAGCTGCGTGCACGGGTAAATGCGCATCTGAGGCGGGATGTGCGCCAGCCAACCCGCACTCTGAGCCGAGGCGGTATGCGCTTAGATATGCAGGCAAAAGTGGCTATCGTGGGTGAACACGTACTGCCATTTACCAAGGGCGAATACGCCATCTGTGAGCATTTGGCCCTGCACGCAGGACAAGTGTTTACCAAAGAACAATTATACGAAGCAGTTTTCGGCTTTGATGCTGAGGGCGATTCGTCGGCCATTGCGGAGCACATCAAGAATATCCGCGCCAAGCTGAAAGACGATGGTCTCAGCCCCATAGAGACTGTTTGGGGGGTGGGCTACAAATGGCGAAAAGACAGCATTCTGTAA
- a CDS encoding HAMP domain-containing histidine kinase, translating into MAKRQHSVSLSFVLLRFAIAMLGCMMLCFHVWYLALVWLQNTGITYRATVPNQQVKQMLSGEPKTFVSPGDDFLAEYALFDQNGEALESNVEGKKLEVLAGFLQEDTYNIDVSRYTYADGSTIIFRSQYRGEFANPVLRDMLPPFEYLWLATLGVALVLCLLFNTLWLCRYLSAKLKLFSEVSEKVGAQELDFTIPHAGIREYDQALGAMEHMREALYSSLSSQWAAQQERESEIAALAHDLKTPLTLVGGNAELLLDEELPARSHKMVETIASSNDRAKQYVASLLETSTGADEVFENTSLFAMFDELCENTMDIAEAKMVCLQTQNELEGAASIQKDHLLRALGNVVQNAIEHTPTGRNVYLKGCMIDGGWQVTVCDEGHGFSKAALHHATERLWRGDAARGADGHNGLGLWFAEQVAKTHAGQLELHNCDSGGMVIIKFC; encoded by the coding sequence ATGGCGAAAAGACAGCATTCTGTAAGCCTTTCCTTTGTGCTTTTGCGTTTTGCCATAGCTATGCTTGGTTGTATGATGTTATGTTTCCATGTATGGTATTTAGCTCTGGTGTGGCTTCAAAACACTGGAATCACTTACCGAGCAACCGTACCCAACCAACAGGTGAAGCAAATGTTGTCTGGAGAGCCAAAAACCTTTGTTTCTCCTGGTGACGATTTTCTGGCCGAATACGCTTTATTTGACCAAAACGGCGAAGCGTTGGAAAGCAACGTAGAGGGAAAGAAGCTGGAAGTCCTAGCTGGATTTTTACAGGAGGACACCTACAACATAGATGTTTCTCGATACACCTATGCAGATGGAAGCACCATAATCTTTCGCTCGCAATACAGGGGAGAGTTTGCCAACCCTGTGTTACGCGACATGCTGCCACCATTTGAATACCTGTGGCTGGCCACACTTGGTGTGGCATTGGTGCTTTGTTTGCTATTTAATACTCTGTGGCTCTGTCGGTACCTTTCCGCCAAGCTGAAACTATTCAGCGAGGTGAGTGAGAAGGTAGGTGCACAGGAGCTGGATTTCACAATTCCTCATGCAGGTATACGGGAGTATGACCAAGCGCTCGGTGCTATGGAGCATATGCGGGAGGCATTGTATAGTTCCTTGTCCTCACAATGGGCGGCGCAGCAAGAACGCGAGTCGGAAATAGCAGCACTAGCACATGATTTAAAAACACCACTCACTCTTGTAGGGGGCAATGCTGAACTTCTGTTGGATGAAGAATTGCCTGCAAGAAGCCACAAAATGGTGGAAACAATTGCGTCAAGCAATGACCGAGCCAAGCAGTATGTTGCTAGCCTGCTGGAAACCTCCACTGGCGCAGATGAGGTGTTTGAAAACACCAGCCTGTTTGCCATGTTTGACGAGCTTTGCGAGAACACAATGGACATTGCAGAAGCCAAGATGGTCTGCCTGCAAACCCAAAACGAACTAGAGGGTGCTGCGAGCATTCAGAAAGACCATTTACTTCGTGCCCTAGGTAATGTTGTGCAGAATGCCATCGAACATACACCGACAGGTAGAAACGTGTATTTGAAAGGCTGTATGATAGATGGTGGCTGGCAAGTCACTGTGTGTGATGAAGGCCACGGATTTAGCAAGGCGGCGTTACACCATGCAACAGAGCGCCTATGGCGCGGAGATGCAGCACGTGGCGCTGATGGACATAATGGCCTTGGCCTTTGGTTTGCAGAACAAGTAGCAAAAACGCATGCAGGGCAACTAGAACTGCACAACTGCGATTCTGGTGGGATGGTTATAATCAAGTTCTGCTAA